A genome region from Brassica oleracea var. oleracea cultivar TO1000 chromosome C2, BOL, whole genome shotgun sequence includes the following:
- the LOC106322845 gene encoding pentatricopeptide repeat-containing protein At1g66345, mitochondrial translates to MRHLGEQQWRFFTLIPKRSPIRILGYFSSHSKPDPVSKEQQQLLVDAISESLQNRDNWDTLSTKFSSANLSDSLVDQILLRFKQPETAKRALTFFHWSSHARNLRHGVSSYAVAIHILVKARLLIDARALIESSLLNSSPDSDLLDSLLDTYEVSCSTPLAFDLLVQGYAKLRLLESGFDVFKNLTDRGFSLSVITLNTLIHVAAKSNRSDLVWRIYEVAIDKRLYPNETTVQIMISALCKEGKLKEIVGLLDKIHGKRCSPPVIVNTSLALKVLEENRIHEGMSLLKRLLQKNMVLDTIGYSLAVYARTKQGDLVSARQVFDEMLQRGFDSNAFVYTAFVKVYSEMGDIDEAEKLIAEMESSGIDPYEETFNSLIVGCAKFGREGESLKYCEMMVARGLLPSCWAFNEMVERLSKIESVKLANEILTKSIEKGFVPDEHTYSHLIQGFVKGNDIEQALKMFYEMEYRNISPGFEVFRSLIVGLCSCGKVEGGEKYFRIMKRRLIQPDAEIYEALIKAFQKTDNKTNADRVYDEMISIR, encoded by the exons ATGCGTCACTTAGGAGAACAACAATGGCGTTTCTTCACACTGATCCCGAAACGATCTCCAATACGCATCCTTGGCTACTTCTCCTCCCACTCCAAACCCGATCCAGTCTCCAAAGAACAACAACAGCTCCTCGTCGACGCCATCTCTGAATCGCTACAAAACCGCGATAACTGGGACACTCTCTCCACCAAATTCTCCTCCGCCAATCTCTCCGACTCTCTCGTCGATCAAATCCTCCTCCGCTTCAAACAACCCGAAACCGCCAAACGCGCCCTAACCTTCTTCCACTGGTCCTCCCACGCTCGAAACCTCCGCCACGGAGTCTCCTCTTACGCCGTCGCCATTCACATCCTCGTCAAAGCTCGATTACTCATCGACGCTCGAGCTCTAATCGAATCTTCTCTCTTAAACTCATCTCCCGATTCCGATCTGCTCGATTCCTTGCTAGACACTTACGAGGTCTCTTGCTCTACTCCTCTCGCGTTCGATCTGCTCGTTCAGGGCTACGCTAAGCTTAGATTGCTGGAATCTGGATTCGACGTTTTCAAGAACCTAACCGATCGTGGATTCTCGCTAAGTGTAATCACTCTCAACACTTTGATCCATGTTGCTGCGAAATCGAATCGGAGCGATCTCGTTTGGAGAATCTACGAGGTGGCGATCGATAAGAGACTTTACCCGAACGAGACGACGGTTCAGATCATGATCAGTGCGTTGTGCAAAGAAGGGAAGTTAAAAGAGATTGTAGGTTTGTTGGATAAGATTCATGGTAAGAGATGTTCTCCTCCAGTGATTGTTAACACGAGCTTGGCTCTCAAGGTTTTAGAAGAGAATCGTATCCATGAAGGTATGAGTTTGTTGAAGAGATTGCTGCAGAAGAATATGGTTTTAGATACGATTGGTTACTCTCTCGCTGTGTACGCGAGAACGAAGCAAGGCGATTTGGTGTCCGCACGGCAAGTGTTCGATGAAATGCTTCAAAGAGGTTTCGACTCCAATGCTTTCGTTTACACGGCTTTCGTCAAAGTGTATTCCGAGATGGGTGATATTGACGAAGCAGAGAAGTTGATCGCTGAGATGGAGAGCTCTGGAATCGATCCGTATGAAGAAACTTTTAACTCTCTCATCGTTGGTTGTGCAAAATTCGGAAGAGAAGGAGAAAGCTTGAAGTATTGCGAGATGATGGTCGCGAGAGGACTTCTTCCTAGTTGTTGGGCGTTCAATGAGATGGTTGAGAGGCTAAGCAAGATTGAGAGCGTGAAACTTGCAAACGAAATCCTGACAAAGTCGATTGAGAAAGGGTTTGTGCCTGATGAACATACATACTCTCATCTGATTCAAGGGTTTGTTAAAGGAAACGATATCGAACAAGCTCTCAAAATGTTCTACGAGATGGAGTACCGAAACATCTCACCGGGTTTCGAGGTGTTTAGGTCACTGATAGTGGGGCTTTGCTCTTGTGGAAAAGTGGAAGGCGGCGAGAAGTACTTCAGAATTATGAAGAGGAGGCTGATACAGCCTGATGCAGAGATATATGAGGCGTTGATTAAGGCATTCCAAAAAAC AGACAATAAAACGAATGCGGATAGGGTTTATGATGAAATGATATCAATAAGATGA